CCGGACGGATCGATCGCGCCGCCGAACACCCAGGTGAACATCAGCATGAGCATCACGGGGAGCATGATGGCCATGACGAGGGATTCCCCGTCGCGGAGCGAGTGGCGAAGGCTTCGTCCGACGAAGATGCTCTCCGCGGTGACGCCGCGCAGGCGCGGGCGCAGAGCCGGAGTCGATGCGGACGTGGTGTGTGCGTGGGCGAGGGTGCTCATGCGGGCTCCTTCAGGGTGATGGTGTCAGCGGAGTGTTCGGTGACGGCGAGGAAGACGTCGTCGAGGGTCGGGCGCCGCAGCGTGACGATGCCGTCCCGGCCCGACTCGTCGAGTCGATCGAGCGCGCGGCGCAGCCCCGACACCGATCCGTCGGTCGGGATCTCGCTGAGAAGCGTCCCTCGTGCGTCGTGGAGTTCGACGGTGTCGCCGCCGACACGCGCTTTCAACTCGGCGGCGGATCCCAGCGCGGCGATCCCTCCGTCGTGCAGCACGGCGATGCGGTCGGCGAGCTGATCCGCCTCCTCGAGGTACTGCGTCGTCATGAACACGGTCGTGCCCGCCGCGGCCAGCGAGCGGATGATGTCCCAGAGGTCGCGCCGGCTGCGGGTGTCCAGTCCCGTCGTCGGCTCGTCGAGGAAGAGGATCTCGGGCGCGATGACGAAGCTCAGCGCGAGGTCGAGTCTGCGGCGCATGCCCCCGGAGAACGTGCGGACGGGGCGCTTGGCGGCATCCGTCAGATCGAACTGCGCGATCAGCTCGGATGCCCTGCGACGGGCGGACGCGCGCCCGTAGCCGCTGAGCCGGGCGAACATCACGACGTTCTCCGAGGCGGTGAGCGCGTCGTCGACGGCGGCGGACTGACCGGTCAGGCTGATCCGCTGCTGCACGGCGGTGCTCTGCGTCCTGGTGTCGAAGCCTGCGACGGTGGCGGTGCCTGCGTCCGCGGCGACGAGCGTCGTGAGGATGTTGATGGTCGTGGTCTTGCCGGCTCCGTTCGGTCCGAGCAGTGCGAAGACCTCGCCGCGCGCGACGGTGAAGGAGAGGCCGTCCACGACGGGGCGTCCTCCGAAGGCCTTGCGCAGGCCCCGTACCTCGATGGCGGGGATCATGGTGTTCCTTTCTGTGTACGACTGAAACTGTGTATGAACAACGCAACTGTGTATGACAGTAACACACTGTTTAGAAGATAAACAGAAGTAGGATGGTTCCATGAGCGAGACCGAGGCGACCGAGCTTCCTCGCGGCATCGCCCTCGCCTGGGGCGTCGCCGCCAATCCCCAGCGCGGACCCAAGCGCGAGATGAGCGTGGAGCGGATCGTCGACGCCGCGGTGGAGCTGGCGGATGCCGACGGCATCGGCGCCGTGTCCATGGCCGCGGTCGCCGCGAAGCTGGGGTTCACCCCCATGTCGCTCTACCGCTA
This Microbacterium sp. XT11 DNA region includes the following protein-coding sequences:
- a CDS encoding ATP-binding cassette domain-containing protein; the protein is MIPAIEVRGLRKAFGGRPVVDGLSFTVARGEVFALLGPNGAGKTTTINILTTLVAADAGTATVAGFDTRTQSTAVQQRISLTGQSAAVDDALTASENVVMFARLSGYGRASARRRASELIAQFDLTDAAKRPVRTFSGGMRRRLDLALSFVIAPEILFLDEPTTGLDTRSRRDLWDIIRSLAAAGTTVFMTTQYLEEADQLADRIAVLHDGGIAALGSAAELKARVGGDTVELHDARGTLLSEIPTDGSVSGLRRALDRLDESGRDGIVTLRRPTLDDVFLAVTEHSADTITLKEPA